One Cohnella candidum genomic region harbors:
- a CDS encoding response regulator transcription factor, with product MPQDKGIKVLLVDDEPNILQFLEMGLKNEGYQVRTANDGAEGLSVFRDFCPHIVILDVMMPQLDGFEVCRRMKQIQPVAVIMLTAKEEPEDRVRGLTIGADDYMPKPFSFEELLARIHARIRNQFPNLLEEVAAGPFRIDDRRKEIRMNNQPLELSPTEYDLLRLLLLENGYVLSKSVILDRVWGYDFGGEENIVEVYIRSLREKIGDREHQRIRTIRGAGYRMDLA from the coding sequence ATGCCCCAAGACAAAGGAATCAAGGTTCTGCTCGTGGATGACGAACCGAACATTTTGCAATTCCTCGAGATGGGATTGAAGAACGAGGGCTATCAGGTTCGCACCGCGAATGACGGCGCAGAAGGCTTGTCCGTTTTCCGCGACTTCTGCCCGCATATCGTCATCCTGGATGTCATGATGCCGCAGCTGGACGGCTTCGAAGTGTGCCGCAGGATGAAGCAGATTCAACCCGTGGCCGTCATCATGCTGACGGCGAAGGAAGAGCCGGAGGATCGGGTGCGCGGACTTACGATCGGCGCCGACGACTACATGCCCAAGCCGTTCAGCTTCGAAGAGCTGTTAGCCCGGATCCATGCGAGGATCCGCAACCAATTCCCGAATTTGCTGGAGGAAGTCGCCGCGGGACCGTTCCGGATCGACGACCGCCGCAAGGAAATCCGGATGAATAATCAACCGCTGGAGCTGTCGCCGACGGAGTACGACCTGCTCCGGCTGCTGCTGCTGGAGAACGGATACGTGCTCAGCAAAAGCGTGATATTGGACCGCGTGTGGGGTTACGATTTCGGCGGGGAAGAAAACATCGTCGAAGTGTACATCCGCTCCTTGAGGGAGAAAATCGGCGATCGCGAGCATCAGAGAATCCGTACGATCCGGGGAGCCGGCTATCGGATGGACCTGGCATGA
- a CDS encoding sensor histidine kinase, whose product MRMNSLRSQLLIRSLLLLLAILVGVGVVQYLFMERFLYRNKADAIRRQILSVPGDVWQRFSEGMRRGREFPVFILSSSSVVYRDPDGNLTEIGPDADEDAAPKLNEELLKETLASPERERGRISYRISKNERGVEQLVVMQAVRSFGGMSGIVQVSTNTGPIKADAYRQLALYSGIAVLALMLGWLLFRPVIKRTLIPLHRVTRTLERIDAGSLGERLPSKQGQAEIDLLAASTNRMLERLEQSFRSEQEGKERMRRFVADASHELRTPLTSIHGFLEILLRGAASHPEQLEQALRSMHGESKRMGKLVQDLLLLAKLDRNPELHPDVTDLNGILREMEPHLRLLAEDRQVIFELRTLPPAKLDSDKIKQVLLNLFQNAVQHTDPARGEIRVSTEIAAGGIAWSVGDNGSGIPAGHLPRLFDRFYRVDESRARAYGGTGLGLSISKAIVEWHGGTLTARSEPGRGSRFTVLLPVEEPGV is encoded by the coding sequence ATGAGGATGAATTCCCTCCGCTCGCAGCTTCTCATCCGGTCGCTCCTGCTGCTGCTCGCGATTTTGGTCGGCGTCGGGGTCGTGCAATACCTGTTCATGGAACGGTTCCTTTACCGGAACAAAGCGGACGCCATCCGCAGGCAAATCTTGTCCGTTCCCGGCGACGTCTGGCAGCGGTTTTCCGAGGGCATGCGCCGGGGCCGCGAATTTCCGGTGTTCATCCTCTCCTCTTCTTCGGTCGTCTATCGAGATCCGGACGGCAATCTGACGGAAATCGGACCGGATGCCGATGAGGACGCTGCCCCGAAGCTCAATGAGGAATTGCTGAAAGAAACGCTCGCTTCGCCGGAAAGAGAACGCGGAAGGATCTCCTATCGGATTTCCAAAAACGAACGAGGCGTAGAACAACTCGTCGTCATGCAGGCGGTGCGCTCCTTCGGCGGCATGAGCGGGATCGTCCAGGTCAGTACGAACACCGGCCCGATTAAAGCCGACGCTTACCGTCAATTAGCGCTCTATTCCGGAATCGCCGTGCTCGCGCTGATGCTGGGCTGGCTTCTGTTCCGCCCCGTCATTAAACGCACCTTGATTCCGCTGCACCGGGTCACCCGCACGTTGGAAAGGATCGACGCGGGCAGCCTGGGGGAAAGGCTTCCCTCGAAGCAAGGACAAGCGGAGATCGACCTGCTGGCGGCTTCGACCAACCGGATGCTCGAAAGGTTAGAGCAGTCATTCCGCTCGGAGCAGGAAGGCAAAGAAAGAATGCGCAGGTTCGTCGCCGACGCCTCGCATGAATTGCGGACCCCGCTCACTTCGATTCACGGATTTCTGGAAATTCTGCTCCGGGGAGCCGCCTCCCATCCTGAGCAGCTGGAACAAGCCTTGCGCAGCATGCATGGGGAGTCCAAACGGATGGGCAAGCTCGTTCAAGACCTGCTGCTGCTCGCCAAGCTGGACCGCAATCCGGAGCTGCATCCGGACGTAACGGACCTCAACGGTATCCTGCGGGAAATGGAACCCCACCTTCGGCTCCTTGCCGAGGACCGGCAAGTCATTTTCGAGCTTCGGACGCTGCCTCCGGCGAAACTCGACTCGGACAAGATCAAGCAAGTGCTGCTGAATCTGTTCCAGAACGCGGTTCAGCATACGGATCCGGCGCGCGGGGAAATCCGCGTTTCGACTGAAATCGCCGCCGGGGGCATCGCTTGGAGCGTCGGCGATAACGGCTCGGGAATCCCGGCCGGCCATCTGCCGCGGCTGTTCGACCGCTTTTACCGGGTGGACGAGTCTCGGGCCCGCGCCTACGGCGGAACCGGACTCGGCTTGTCGATCAGCAAAGCCATCGTCGAATGGCACGGCGGAACGCTAACCGCCCGGAGCGAGCCCGGACGCGGCAGCCGATTCACGGTGCTCTTGCCGGTTGAGGAACCGGGCGTATGA
- a CDS encoding GNAT family N-acetyltransferase: MDCLRVTTEEELQRAFSVRKEVFVEEQQVPLDLEMDEYDVSVDACRHFIAEADGRTVGASRWKEYEPGTAKLQRIAVLKSYRGTGVGRLLVQTMEKDAAAQGYRKAVLDAQVSAEEFYKKLGYVTESTETFLDAGIPHVRMSKAL, from the coding sequence ATGGATTGCCTCAGAGTCACGACGGAGGAAGAACTGCAACGGGCATTCTCCGTCCGCAAGGAAGTATTCGTCGAGGAACAGCAGGTTCCGCTGGATCTGGAAATGGATGAGTATGACGTGTCCGTCGACGCGTGCCGGCATTTCATTGCCGAGGCAGACGGGCGGACGGTCGGCGCCTCGAGGTGGAAGGAGTACGAGCCGGGCACGGCCAAACTCCAGCGGATCGCGGTGCTTAAATCCTACCGGGGAACGGGTGTCGGCAGGCTGCTCGTGCAAACGATGGAGAAGGACGCAGCCGCTCAGGGCTATCGTAAAGCCGTGCTGGACGCGCAAGTCAGCGCAGAGGAATTTTACAAAAAGCTCGGTTACGTCACCGAATCGACTGAGACGTTCCTGGACGCCGGGATTCCGCACGTTCGCATGAGCAAGGCATTATAA
- a CDS encoding DUF2935 domain-containing protein, with protein sequence MEDIRADDALFEHRFWLQILGDHSRFILLTLAPTETADVQKAQIFIATFDRLLAQARAAVPAADLSALNREAYGQTAALRAFKLDILSRQLAGKVNVMLPPTFFNHMVNELEEYVRILQALNAGQPVPQFDPLHHDLLWLTDAAGHAGAIAADLDMVEKRLIARSRKFMKHFEGLYLKAIEMAGYMRTNLRDFPAFRRFYVDIDLEMRLFIQFLSEIEEMELTSEALDRIAPLMPDHMMREEW encoded by the coding sequence TTGGAAGACATTCGGGCGGACGACGCTTTATTCGAGCACCGATTTTGGCTTCAGATCTTGGGAGATCATTCGAGGTTCATTCTGCTGACGCTGGCTCCGACGGAGACGGCGGACGTACAAAAGGCCCAAATCTTCATCGCGACCTTCGACCGTTTGCTGGCGCAAGCTCGAGCGGCGGTCCCGGCGGCGGATTTATCCGCGTTGAACCGGGAGGCTTACGGCCAGACCGCCGCTTTGCGAGCCTTCAAGCTGGATATCCTTTCCCGGCAGTTGGCCGGGAAGGTCAACGTCATGCTGCCGCCGACGTTCTTCAATCACATGGTGAACGAATTGGAGGAATATGTTCGTATTTTGCAGGCGCTGAACGCCGGTCAGCCGGTCCCGCAATTCGACCCGTTGCACCATGATTTGCTGTGGCTGACGGACGCCGCGGGCCACGCAGGCGCGATCGCCGCGGATTTGGACATGGTGGAGAAGCGGTTGATCGCGAGAAGCCGCAAGTTCATGAAGCACTTTGAAGGCCTCTACCTGAAGGCGATCGAAATGGCGGGCTACATGCGGACGAATCTCCGCGATTTTCCGGCATTCCGGCGGTTCTACGTCGACATCGATCTGGAGATGAGACTGTTCATCCAGTTCTTGTCCGAGATCGAGGAGATGGAGCTGACTTCCGAGGCGCTCGACCGGATCGCCCCGCTCATGCCGGATCATATGATGCGGGAAGAATGGTAA
- a CDS encoding CobW family GTP-binding protein, protein MVERTVPVYLLTGFLGSGKTTLLRRLIDDANGRGWKPAVLMNEAGDVNLDGMLVGTEVPMAEMLGGCICCTVRADLGVELMSLVKEHDPDVIWIESTGVAEPLEIIDGVTEASFYGRIELKGVVTVVDARHLLDRMRIGTGKTYRLMQDQIRAASLVVLNKTDLVAPAERDELAERLADWNAGAAIVQTVGAELDPERIYGIHEGLPAQTADQEHRHEHHHEHHHGHHHVRAMTRYLKGPVDSHAFEAFVGRLPEGVYRAKGIVSFRDTANRYLFQYAYRQSDFLPIRPQKTVHDVLVFIGEDFSESDLDAELDKLTAEDRN, encoded by the coding sequence ATGGTGGAACGCACCGTGCCGGTGTACTTGCTGACGGGATTTCTCGGCAGCGGCAAAACGACGTTGCTCAGGCGCTTGATCGATGACGCGAACGGCCGCGGGTGGAAACCCGCCGTGCTCATGAACGAAGCGGGGGACGTGAACCTGGACGGCATGCTCGTCGGCACCGAGGTGCCGATGGCGGAAATGCTGGGCGGCTGCATTTGCTGCACGGTGCGGGCCGATCTCGGCGTGGAGTTGATGAGCCTGGTGAAGGAGCACGATCCGGACGTGATCTGGATCGAATCCACGGGCGTCGCGGAACCTTTGGAAATCATCGACGGCGTGACGGAAGCCTCCTTCTACGGCAGGATCGAGCTGAAGGGCGTCGTCACGGTCGTGGACGCCCGGCATCTTCTCGACCGGATGCGCATCGGAACCGGTAAAACCTACCGGCTCATGCAGGATCAAATCCGCGCGGCTTCGCTGGTCGTGCTGAACAAAACGGATTTGGTCGCGCCGGCGGAACGGGACGAGCTGGCGGAGCGGCTCGCGGACTGGAACGCAGGAGCGGCGATCGTGCAGACGGTGGGCGCTGAGCTCGATCCTGAACGGATTTATGGGATTCACGAGGGCCTTCCTGCGCAAACGGCCGATCAAGAACATCGGCACGAGCATCATCATGAGCATCACCATGGCCACCACCATGTCCGCGCGATGACCCGTTACCTGAAAGGCCCTGTCGACAGCCATGCATTCGAGGCTTTCGTCGGACGCCTTCCGGAAGGCGTCTACCGGGCCAAGGGCATCGTGTCGTTCCGCGATACGGCCAACCGGTATCTGTTTCAGTACGCGTACCGCCAAAGCGATTTCCTGCCAATTCGGCCGCAGAAGACGGTCCACGACGTGCTGGTGTTCATCGGGGAGGATTTCTCGGAATCCGACTTGGATGCGGAGCTGGACAAGCTGACCGCCGAAGACCGGAACTGA
- a CDS encoding aldo/keto reductase produces MKYRVLGKTGLRVSVVGVGTWQFGGEWGRTYSQQEADAILGRAKELGINLIDTAECYGDHLSESLIGESIKGNRSDWILATKFGHHFHRPFERTDSFDPQGVVAQLEASLKALKTDYVDLYQFHSGPDASFDQDALWDTLNRQVEAGKIRHLGISIGSNQNIHQTSQASQVGAEAIQVVYNRLDRKPEAEVFPSCLEQNLGVLARVPLASGFLSGKYKPGTAFDASDVRSRRNREEIDEQMREVERIGREEVPAGTNMAAWALAWCLKHPAVTTVIPGCKDVAQVEANAAAVELVEAGHPQEA; encoded by the coding sequence GTGAAGTATCGGGTTTTAGGGAAAACCGGATTGCGCGTATCCGTCGTCGGAGTCGGCACGTGGCAGTTCGGCGGAGAATGGGGCCGTACATATTCGCAGCAGGAAGCGGACGCGATTTTGGGCAGGGCCAAGGAGCTCGGCATCAACCTGATCGATACCGCGGAATGCTACGGCGACCACCTGTCGGAATCGTTGATCGGCGAATCGATCAAGGGAAACCGGAGCGACTGGATTCTCGCGACGAAATTCGGCCATCATTTTCACCGCCCGTTCGAACGCACGGATTCCTTCGATCCCCAAGGCGTGGTCGCGCAGTTGGAAGCTTCGCTGAAAGCTTTGAAAACGGACTACGTCGATCTTTACCAGTTCCATTCCGGGCCTGACGCTTCTTTCGACCAGGACGCGTTGTGGGACACTTTAAACCGCCAGGTGGAGGCGGGGAAAATCCGGCACTTGGGCATCTCGATCGGCTCCAACCAGAATATCCACCAAACGTCGCAGGCCTCACAGGTCGGCGCGGAAGCGATCCAGGTCGTGTATAACCGGCTGGACCGCAAGCCGGAGGCCGAAGTGTTTCCTTCCTGTCTGGAACAAAACCTCGGCGTACTTGCCCGGGTCCCCTTGGCGAGCGGCTTCTTGAGCGGCAAATACAAGCCGGGCACTGCGTTCGACGCCAGCGACGTCCGTTCCCGCCGCAATCGGGAAGAAATCGACGAGCAGATGCGCGAAGTCGAACGGATCGGCCGCGAAGAGGTGCCGGCAGGCACGAACATGGCGGCATGGGCGCTGGCTTGGTGCTTGAAGCACCCGGCCGTGACGACCGTCATCCCAGGCTGCAAAGACGTTGCGCAGGTGGAAGCGAACGCCGCGGCGGTCGAGCTCGTGGAAGCGGGCCATCCGCAGGAAGCTTGA
- a CDS encoding YbjQ family protein, with protein sequence MLVTTTPNVEGYRITQYMGIVNGETIMGANIFRDFLASITDVVGGRAGSYESKLKEARDIAISEMVAQAQRLGANAIVGVDVDYEVVREGMLMVATSGTAVKVEP encoded by the coding sequence ATGCTGGTTACGACTACACCGAACGTTGAAGGCTATCGCATTACGCAGTATATGGGCATCGTAAACGGAGAGACGATCATGGGAGCGAATATCTTCCGGGACTTCCTTGCTTCGATCACCGATGTCGTCGGCGGCCGCGCCGGCTCTTACGAGAGCAAGCTGAAGGAAGCGCGCGACATCGCGATTTCGGAAATGGTCGCGCAAGCGCAGCGTCTGGGCGCCAACGCCATCGTCGGCGTGGACGTCGACTACGAAGTCGTCCGCGAAGGCATGCTGATGGTCGCGACCAGCGGGACGGCCGTTAAAGTAGAACCTTAA
- a CDS encoding tetratricopeptide repeat protein, with amino-acid sequence MFRSFSRWMASRMYRAGDGSRALRWYRQAGTAGLSPQETIEFASLLHEHGDADRALGLLDRLLERKPYAAAYERRSRILQQAGREDQALADLDEAIRMNPGSFAHWYSRAILHNERGELNEAVRDFREALKRKEEAKESTYFELGNVHMRLGQFEEAEACFRLSAQDADKAIPHYYYRQAQALEAMNMPEEALKALSLAIRLNDSWNLQADRGAAELKKRTRYSSGAVKSFLQAADEEFGFRLLLSKVYEALGRNADALAAVERALRDFPDAAELQLRKAAVLRNMGRLTESESLLYEVKSRNPVWMPVYLELCTTLRHQDKYDEAIMVLQDAKAHFPDNMVVRYWLSDALREAERLDEALAENRLLTELEPKDPLNWRQRGELAIDGDRFEEAESAYTRALEFEDKADDYMRRSFALYMQDRYEDALLDIQSAVKRDPSLKNDSKTAYALAELYVGMENWDLAEKEYSRAIASEPDNPQIYDRRARCRAAAEKWAEAVEDCNKGLSLDATNAKLLWLRGYLHFKLDEYDSALRDTLTYAKLRPEDPKGHYNLGLVYKKLYRYDDAIGSFTKVVELNPFEPQAYLERASIWYHHSFDRIRAADDLAQWMIYAGSVNANGKEPKDSLSLLADLSGFDDEMRERAREQFQSVFSPARYLS; translated from the coding sequence ATGTTCCGTTCATTCTCTAGGTGGATGGCAAGCCGCATGTACCGCGCGGGGGATGGGAGCCGCGCCCTCAGGTGGTACCGTCAAGCCGGGACCGCCGGACTCAGCCCGCAGGAAACGATCGAGTTCGCCTCGCTGCTTCATGAGCACGGAGATGCGGACCGGGCGCTCGGTCTGCTGGACCGGCTGCTGGAACGGAAGCCGTATGCCGCCGCGTATGAGAGAAGGTCCCGCATCCTGCAACAGGCAGGCCGGGAAGACCAGGCGCTGGCCGACCTGGATGAAGCGATCCGAATGAACCCGGGTTCGTTCGCCCATTGGTATTCGCGCGCGATCCTGCATAACGAGCGGGGGGAACTGAACGAAGCGGTCCGGGATTTCCGGGAAGCGCTGAAACGGAAGGAAGAAGCGAAGGAATCCACGTATTTCGAGCTGGGGAACGTCCACATGCGGTTGGGTCAATTCGAAGAAGCCGAAGCGTGTTTCCGGCTTTCCGCCCAGGATGCCGACAAAGCGATTCCGCATTACTATTACCGGCAGGCTCAGGCGCTTGAAGCGATGAACATGCCGGAAGAAGCCTTGAAGGCGCTCTCGCTTGCCATCCGGCTGAACGACAGCTGGAACCTGCAAGCTGACAGAGGCGCCGCGGAGTTGAAGAAGCGAACGAGATATTCCTCCGGCGCGGTCAAAAGCTTCCTCCAGGCGGCGGATGAGGAATTCGGCTTCCGTCTGTTGCTGTCGAAAGTGTATGAAGCTCTCGGCAGGAACGCGGACGCTCTGGCGGCGGTAGAGCGGGCTTTGCGGGATTTTCCGGATGCAGCGGAGCTGCAGCTTCGGAAAGCCGCCGTCCTGCGGAACATGGGACGCCTGACGGAGTCCGAATCGCTGCTGTATGAGGTGAAAAGCCGTAATCCCGTGTGGATGCCCGTATATCTCGAGCTTTGCACGACGCTCCGGCATCAGGATAAGTACGATGAAGCGATCATGGTTCTTCAGGACGCCAAAGCGCATTTTCCCGATAACATGGTCGTGCGCTACTGGCTTTCCGACGCTTTGCGCGAAGCGGAGCGCCTAGACGAAGCGTTGGCGGAAAACCGCCTATTGACCGAACTCGAACCGAAGGATCCGCTTAATTGGCGGCAGCGCGGGGAACTCGCCATTGACGGCGACCGTTTCGAAGAAGCGGAGTCCGCCTATACGCGCGCGTTGGAATTCGAGGACAAAGCCGACGATTACATGAGACGCAGCTTCGCCCTTTATATGCAAGATCGTTACGAAGACGCGCTGCTGGACATCCAGAGCGCCGTCAAACGGGACCCCTCTCTGAAGAACGACAGCAAAACCGCGTATGCGCTCGCGGAACTGTATGTCGGGATGGAAAACTGGGACCTCGCCGAGAAGGAATATTCGCGCGCGATCGCCTCCGAGCCGGACAATCCGCAAATCTACGACCGGAGAGCCCGCTGCCGGGCCGCGGCCGAGAAGTGGGCGGAAGCGGTGGAAGACTGCAACAAGGGGCTCTCGCTCGACGCAACGAACGCCAAATTGCTGTGGCTGCGAGGCTACTTGCATTTTAAGCTGGACGAATACGATTCCGCGCTCCGCGACACGCTCACCTACGCGAAGCTGAGGCCGGAGGACCCTAAAGGGCATTACAATCTGGGCCTCGTTTACAAAAAACTGTACCGGTACGACGACGCGATCGGATCTTTCACGAAAGTGGTCGAGCTGAATCCGTTTGAGCCTCAGGCTTATCTGGAACGGGCGTCAATCTGGTACCACCATTCCTTCGACCGGATCCGTGCTGCGGACGACTTGGCGCAATGGATGATTTACGCGGGGAGCGTAAACGCGAACGGCAAGGAGCCGAAGGACAGCTTATCGCTGCTTGCCGATCTTTCCGGCTTCGACGACGAGATGAGGGAAAGGGCGCGCGAGCAGTTCCAGAGCGTGTTTTCACCCGCCCGTTATTTATCCTAA
- a CDS encoding ADP-heptose synthase: protein MSRRFVIEAVMIAIYGQLLLPKRSVEYRIPYSTVMELYDLKESEEPIMQDPEDERHVREKIGEMIAFFEDPFNKKKLERALTAPWKESPPMPINENVTFVVVNAVENMQYGENFDPIETEIILSSLRLPCPVLTDHVEFQDKVVQGSVPIQLFDIDDFEFAVEEGADTTDGYSQ from the coding sequence ATGAGCCGGCGTTTTGTCATCGAGGCGGTTATGATCGCCATTTATGGGCAACTGCTTCTGCCGAAACGTTCAGTGGAATACAGGATTCCCTATTCTACGGTTATGGAGCTGTACGACCTCAAAGAAAGCGAGGAACCGATTATGCAAGACCCGGAAGACGAACGCCATGTCCGGGAAAAAATCGGGGAAATGATTGCATTCTTCGAGGATCCGTTTAATAAAAAGAAGTTGGAGCGCGCGCTGACTGCCCCGTGGAAGGAAAGTCCGCCGATGCCGATCAACGAGAACGTCACGTTCGTCGTCGTCAACGCCGTCGAAAACATGCAATACGGCGAAAATTTCGATCCGATCGAAACCGAAATCATATTGTCCTCGCTGCGGCTGCCTTGCCCGGTCCTGACCGACCACGTGGAGTTCCAGGACAAAGTCGTGCAAGGTTCCGTACCGATTCAACTGTTCGATATCGACGATTTCGAATTTGCCGTGGAAGAAGGCGCGGACACGACGGACGGTTATTCACAATAG
- a CDS encoding thiamine pyrophosphate-dependent enzyme — protein sequence MAIDIRKEMGSAGTVEQRIVYESGNEMAAYAAHQINYHIMGYFPISPSTEVAQFLDLMKANGQHDIVLIPADGEHGSAGVCYGASTAGGRVFNATSANGYLYMLEQMPVQSGTRFPMVMNLVCRSVSGPLDIHGDHSDLYFALNTGWPIVLCRDPQAVYDMNIIALKLAEDPEVRLPVLVASDGYFTSHQKRRVHTFANREDVQKFVGEHPPEGFVHVLDRNNPITVGPYMNEPDYINNCYQQSMAMYNAEAVYDRIRQEYAELTGRDYPILDLYRMEDAEVAVFLLNSSAEIIKDVVDQLREQGIKAGSISPNIIRPFPAKAIAEALRGVKAVTVGDRADSYGGHGGNMVNEIKAALQTYRNHDTLVISRIYGLGGKDFYAEDGLKLFEFAIDAAAKGYVEKPFDYHGHTPGDPAKAPKRVIEPMKYEDLKTGLITVTPDEETGKLNVRVPPLRSLTKKPKRIAPGHGACPGCGIFSGLELFFKGIEGDIVALFHTGCAMVVTTGYPYSAHKATYIHNLFQNGAATLSGVVEMFQERKRRGELDHLGLKDDFTFVMITGDGGMDIGMGPAIGAALRNHRMIILEYDNEGYMNTGAQLSYSTPMGHRTSTSNVGKAQGGKVFHHKDTAQIMAATNIPYVFTGSEANPQDLVRKAAKAQWYAQNVGMVYGKILITCPLNWLSEDKDGSTIIEQAVNSCFFPLYEVEKGITTITYNPEEKGKRVPVSDWLKMMGKTKHLSKPEYAETLREFEGEIERRWSMLKAKHESPYL from the coding sequence ATGGCGATCGACATTCGCAAGGAAATGGGCTCCGCCGGCACCGTGGAGCAGCGCATCGTCTATGAATCCGGCAACGAAATGGCCGCATACGCCGCACACCAGATCAACTACCACATCATGGGTTATTTTCCGATTTCGCCGTCGACCGAGGTGGCGCAGTTCCTGGATTTGATGAAAGCGAACGGGCAGCACGACATCGTCCTGATCCCGGCCGACGGCGAGCACGGCTCGGCGGGCGTCTGCTACGGCGCTTCCACGGCGGGAGGGCGCGTGTTCAACGCGACGAGCGCGAACGGCTATCTGTACATGCTCGAACAAATGCCGGTGCAGTCCGGCACGCGTTTCCCGATGGTCATGAACCTCGTCTGCCGGTCTGTATCCGGGCCGCTCGACATTCACGGCGACCATTCCGACTTGTACTTCGCGCTCAACACCGGCTGGCCGATCGTGCTTTGCCGGGATCCGCAAGCCGTGTACGACATGAACATCATCGCGCTGAAGCTGGCGGAAGACCCGGAAGTGCGCCTGCCGGTGCTCGTCGCTTCGGACGGCTACTTTACCAGCCATCAGAAACGCCGCGTCCATACGTTCGCCAACCGCGAAGACGTGCAGAAGTTCGTGGGCGAGCATCCTCCGGAAGGCTTCGTGCACGTCCTGGACCGGAACAATCCGATTACCGTCGGCCCGTACATGAACGAACCCGATTACATCAATAACTGCTATCAGCAATCGATGGCCATGTATAACGCGGAAGCCGTCTACGACCGGATTCGCCAGGAATACGCCGAACTGACGGGACGCGATTATCCGATCCTCGACCTGTACCGGATGGAAGACGCCGAGGTCGCGGTGTTCCTGCTCAACTCGTCCGCCGAAATCATCAAGGACGTCGTCGACCAGCTGAGGGAGCAAGGGATCAAAGCCGGCTCGATCTCGCCGAACATCATTCGGCCGTTTCCGGCCAAGGCGATCGCCGAAGCGCTGCGCGGCGTGAAAGCCGTCACGGTCGGCGACCGCGCGGACTCGTACGGCGGGCACGGCGGCAACATGGTCAACGAAATCAAGGCGGCGCTGCAAACGTACCGGAACCACGACACGCTCGTGATCAGCCGCATTTACGGCCTTGGAGGCAAAGATTTCTATGCGGAAGACGGCTTGAAGCTGTTCGAATTCGCGATCGACGCCGCGGCCAAAGGCTACGTCGAGAAACCGTTCGACTATCACGGCCATACGCCGGGCGATCCGGCCAAAGCACCCAAACGCGTGATCGAACCGATGAAATACGAGGACCTGAAAACCGGCCTCATCACCGTCACGCCGGACGAGGAAACCGGCAAGCTGAACGTCCGCGTGCCTCCGCTTCGCTCCTTGACGAAGAAGCCGAAACGGATCGCGCCGGGACACGGGGCTTGTCCGGGCTGCGGCATTTTCTCGGGTTTGGAGCTGTTCTTCAAAGGAATCGAAGGCGACATCGTCGCGCTGTTCCATACCGGCTGCGCGATGGTCGTGACGACGGGGTATCCGTACTCCGCGCATAAAGCGACCTACATCCATAACCTGTTCCAAAACGGGGCGGCCACGCTGTCCGGCGTCGTGGAAATGTTCCAGGAGCGCAAGCGCCGCGGCGAGCTCGACCATCTCGGCCTGAAGGACGACTTCACGTTCGTCATGATAACCGGAGACGGCGGCATGGACATCGGCATGGGCCCGGCCATCGGGGCCGCGCTTCGGAACCACCGCATGATCATTTTGGAATACGATAACGAAGGTTACATGAACACCGGCGCCCAACTGTCGTATTCGACGCCGATGGGCCACAGAACTTCGACGTCGAACGTCGGCAAAGCGCAAGGCGGCAAGGTGTTCCACCACAAGGACACCGCGCAGATCATGGCGGCCACGAACATTCCGTACGTATTCACGGGCAGCGAGGCGAATCCGCAGGATTTGGTCCGCAAGGCGGCCAAAGCGCAGTGGTACGCGCAGAACGTCGGCATGGTCTACGGCAAAATCCTGATCACGTGCCCGCTCAACTGGCTGTCGGAAGACAAGGACGGCTCGACGATCATCGAACAGGCCGTGAATTCTTGCTTCTTCCCGCTCTACGAAGTGGAGAAAGGGATCACGACCATCACGTACAATCCGGAAGAGAAGGGCAAACGGGTCCCCGTTTCGGATTGGCTCAAAATGATGGGCAAGACGAAGCACCTGTCGAAACCGGAATACGCCGAGACCTTGCGGGAATTCGAAGGCGAGATCGAGCGCCGGTGGAGCATGCTGAAAGCCAAACACGAAAGTCCATACCTCTAA